In one window of Oryza sativa Japonica Group chromosome 9, ASM3414082v1 DNA:
- the LOC4346428 gene encoding uncharacterized protein: MEPKEAPPPPPPQSPSSTEEEGMLSVTAAMARDAAVLFQSRRYADCAEVLAQLLLKKEGDPKVLHNMAIAESFLDGCPDPKKLLEILGNVKRRSEELACASRQQTDSANGTGNSVSSGSRGSGIIPLISAANNATTYGDEFDTTIITFNTAVILYHLHDYESALSILDPLYRNIEPIDETTALHVCFLLLDITLALQDASNAADIIQYLERSFGVVSATNQNENANTAQQQSAQPKPSAKISTPPDSDSNTCAGGSENLSAGNFSDDTLEFESFYSTLDGGNQNLGRPILNDFSRASADLAATAADLKVRLQIYKVRLLLLTRNLKVAKRELKVLMNMARGRDSSTELLLKSQLEYARGNYRKAVKLLSTPNNRSEQAMLAMFYNNLGCILHQQRSIQTSVWCFSKALKYSLSLRSEKPCKLTAISQDKSCLISYNCGIQHLMCGKPLLAARCFREAMPLLCNRSLFWLRFAECSLLALEKGILTSSGATSCNDEIEVDVMGSGKWRHLVINPVKPSHSSESGEEVSLDKYGNLISLRFARQCLLNAQILLDPSTKENLVIASGTEESNQTSLQGQKGSGQKNTTNTDSKPPGPALTNANGEQKGISNLNVTLQSSLALYDDICRKENLKIKQAILGDLAFIELCLQNHLKALSIAKLLQQLPECSRMYVFLSHVYAAEALCALNRPKEAAEQLTVYLRDGDDIELPYSIENCEKALVEKDSDGEDSVAPVVTKLSSGESQYSESLKPEEAQGVLYIDLGMTAAVQGELEQANYMVSRGVALLPNNPRAVLASVYVDLLQGKAQEAIAKLRRCRTVRFRRHSVAVSS, translated from the exons ATGGAGCCCAAGGaggcgcccccgccgccgccgccccagtcTCCGTCCTCCACCGAGGAGGAAGGGATGCTCTCCGTCACGGCCGCTATGGCCAGAGACGCCGCCGTGCTGTTCCAGAGCCGCCGCTACGCCGACTGCGCCGAGGTGCTCGCGCAGCTCCTGCTCAAGAAGGAGGGCGACCCCAAG GTCCTTCACAATATGGCTATTGCAGAATCTTTCTTGGATGGTTGTCCTGACCCAAAGAAATTGCTTGAAATTCTAGGCAATGTTAAG AGAAGAAGTGAAGAGCTTGCCTGTGCATCTAGACAACAAACTGATTCTGCCAATGGGACAGGAAACAGTGTTTCTTCTGGATCAAGAGGGAGTGGCATTATACCTCTGATTTCTGCTGCAAATAATGCGACAACCTATGGGGATGAGTTTGACACAACCATAATAACATTCAACACT GCTGTTATCCTTTACCATCTTCACGATTATGAATCTGCACTATCTATTTTGGATCCACTCTACCGAAATATTGAACCAATTGATGAG ACAACTGCTCTTCATGTATGCTTTCTGTTGTTGGATATTACATTAGCTTTGCAAGATGCATCGAATGCCGCG GATATAATTCAGTACTTGGAAAGGTCATTTGGAGTAGTTAGCGCAACAAACCAGAATGAAAATGCTAATACAGCTCAGCAGCAGTCAGCTCAACCAAAGCCTTCTGCAAAGATTAGCACACCTCCAGATTCTGATTCAAATACTTGTGCTGGTGGATCTGAAAACCTTTCAGCAGGAAATTTTTCTGATGATACACTTGAGTTTGAATCTTTTTACTCTACCTTGGATGGTGGTAATCAGAACTTGGGCAGACCAATTTTAAATGATTTCTCAAGGGCTTCAGCTGATCTTGCTGCCACTGCTGCTGATTTGAAAGTTAGACTGCAAATATACAAGGTCCGGCTTCTGCTTCTTACTAGGAACCTTAAGGTTGCAAAGCGAGAACTGAAAGTTCTGATGAACATGGCACGTGGTAGGGATTCATCAACAGAGCTTCTCCTGAAATCTCAGTTGGAATATGCCAGAGGAAACTATCGCAAGGCTGTGAAGCTGCTGAGCACACCCAATAATCGGAGTGAACAAGCAATGCTGGCCATGTTCTACAATAATCTTGGTTGCATACTCCACCAACAGAGATCTATTCAAACCTCAGTATGGTGCTTCAGCAAAGCATTGAAATATAGCTTATCACTTCGTTCAGAGAAACCATGCAAGCTGACCGCAATATCGCAAGACAAATCTTGTCTTATTTCATACAACTGCGGCATCCAACATTTGATGTGCGGGAAACCTTTGTTAGCAGCTCGCTGTTTTCGTGAAGCCATGCCGCTCTTGTGCAACAGGTCCCTCTTTTGGCTCCGTTTTGCTGAGTGTAGCCTGCTAGCTCTGGAAAAGGGTATCCTGACTTCAAGTGGTGCTACTTCGTGCAATGATGAGATTGAAGTTGATGTTATGGGGTCAGGAAAATGGCGGCACTTAGTTATAAACCCAGTGAAGCCAAGTCATTCTTCAGAATCTGGGGAGGAGGTAAGTTTGGACAAATATGGAAATCTGATATCCCTTAGATTTGCTAGACAGTGTCTACTCAATGCCCAAATTTTATTGGATCCCTCTACGAAGGAAAATCTGGTGATTGCATCAGGCACAGAGGAATCGAATCAAACATCACTGCAAGGCCAGAAAGGCTCAGGTCAGAAGAACACCACTAATACAGATTCCAAACCGCCTGGTCCAGCACTAACTAATGCAAATGGAGAACAGAAGGGAATTTCAAACTTGAATGTCACCTTGCAGAGCTCTCTTGCTTTGTATGATGACATATGTAGAAAAGAGAACCTCAAAATTAAACAAGCCATCTTGGGGGACCTTGCATTTATTGAGTTGTGTCTTCAGAATCACTTGAAAGCTTTGTCTATTGCCAAGTTGCTACAGCAGCTGCCAGAATGTTCCAGGATGTATGTTTTCCTCAGCCATGTATACGCAGCTGAAGCACTTTGTGCACTGAATAGACCAAAGGAGGCTGCTGAGCAATTAACTGTTTATTTGAGAGATGGCGATGATATTGAGTTGCCTTACAGCATTGAGAACTGCGAGAAAGCCCTTGTTGAGAAAGACAGCGATGGTGAAGATTCAGTTGCTCCGGTAGTCACAAAATTGTCCTCAGGAGAATCTCAGTATTCAGAAAGCCTCAAGCCTGAGGAAGCTCAGGGTGTTCTTTATATTGACCTAGGCATGACAGCTGCAGTGCAGGGAGAGCTTGAGCAGGCTAACTATATGGTAAGCCGTGGCGTTGCCTTGTTGCCCAACAACCCCAGGGCAGTGCTAGCATCAGTTTATGTGGACCTTCTTCAAGGGAAGGCACAAGAAGCAATCGCCAAGTTGAGACGATGTAGAACTGTGAGATTTAGGAGGCATAGTGTAGCAGTCAGCAGTTAA
- the LOC107275777 gene encoding L10-interacting MYB domain-containing protein — MPSKGSSQMTMTNQRNLSDRRAQQPLSQVYVDVDSEHGTAERQEIGTTKRARWSHQMKMFLIELLTDHDVPGFRTQNAWSKEAWTNIVCRLNTKFGTSFTTNQVKQKEQDLKKDYRSVKDLLDQSGFGWDSDRMMVSAPQSVWDTFADRKNKDAIHWRDKSFPYFDDLAPLYDGRYAEGRTRHGMDHYARKTKNAPAHSTQEANVVDTYQSPSPNSNAPGESGLQFPFGEEVETANLDFSQHSPTPVHLTKVPPSSAQTPSEVPESRPGKKQKIKSVSPDDGFHERYLKLKKEEIDRFAAIEEKKLEDPYSINKCITVLEGLHGLQIGDILVAADIFKGKDNREVFLSFSSDALRLAWIRKEIAALE, encoded by the exons ATGCCATCGAAAGGCTCTTCTCAGATGACCATGACAAATCAACGCAATTTGTCCGATCGACGAGCCCAGCAACCTCTATCACAGGTTTATGTTGATGTTGACAGTGAGCATGGGACTGCAGAGCGTCAAGAAATAG GGACGACAAAGAGAGCCAGATGGAGTCACCAGATGAAGATGTTCCTTATTGAGCTCCTAACAGATCATGACGTGCCAGGTTTTCGAACACAAAATGCTTGGAGTAAGGAAGCATGGACAAATATTGTTTGCCGCCTGAATACAAAATTCGGTACATCATTTACGACCAACCAAGTCAAGCAAAAGGAGCAGGATTTGAAGAAAGATTATCGCAGTGTTAAAGATTTGTTGGATCAAAGTGGTTTTGGGTGGGATAGTGACAGAATGATGGTGAGTGCACCACAAAGTGTTTGGGACACTTTTGCTGATCGCAAGAACAAAGATGCAATTCATTGGCGAGATAAGTCGTTCCCATATTTTGATGATTTAGCTCCACTTTATGATG GTCGTTATGCTGAAGGGAGAACTCGCCATGGTATGGACCATTATGCAAGGAAGACAAAGAATGCACCAGCTCATTCAACACAAGAAGCAAATGTGGTTGATACATATCAGTCACCATCCCCTAATTCAAATGCTCCAGGTGAATCAGGTTTGCAATTTCCTTTTGGTGAAGAGGTTGAGACAGCCAATTTGGACTTTTCACAGCATTCACCTACCCCTGTCCATCTCACAAAAGTCCCACCTAGCTCGGCACAAACACCTTCAGAGGTTCCTGAATCTCGACCTGGGAAGAAACAAAAGATCAAATCTGTTAGTCCTGATGATGGATTTCATGAGAGATACCTAAaacttaaaaaagaagaaatagaTCGATTTGCTGCAATTGAGGAGAAGAAATTGGAGGATCCTTACAGCATCAACAAGTGTATCACAGTGCTTGAAGGTTTACATGGTCTACAAATAGGAGATATATTGGTGGCAGCTGATATCTTCAAAGGTAAGGATAATAGGGAAGTTTTCTTGTCCTTTTCAAGTGATGCATTACGCCTGGCTTGGATTAGAAAGGAAATCGCAGCATTAGAGTGA
- the LOC107276824 gene encoding uncharacterized protein produces MYVRISNLFACFCSPIYIGRPNHQIYYLLLISPVIVMDPSYRRRSQNEDEFMLFVLPTIEGDSSQPSSSRKPMHTSKLSGACRVNEILTGHQSLSKRNFRMEVNVFRALVDKLREKQLLADARDVSVEEQVAIFLYALAKNASNETLQDQFQHSGQTISKYFGVVLDAVTQLTCVYIRPPFLHPHHILRRPKFHPFFENCVGSIDGTHVPMILPLDQQEPYRNRKQTISQNVMVACDFDLKFVHVHAGWEGSASDARVLQDALNHGFEVPPGKFFLVDAGYANTTQFLAPYRGTRYHLKEQGRANQKPQNYKELFNLRHAQLRNHIERAIGVLKMRFPILKTGSHHPARKQVDISVACCVLHNFIRLHNGDMVWPSNCRLEIDPDHIVDVPNGDENYNGDVQEFNNSREAGNRKRDDMAHRMWNHYVARRK; encoded by the exons atgTATGTAAGGATTAGCAACTTATTTGCTTGCTTCTGCtctcctatatatattggtagACCAAACCATCAGATTTATTATTTGTTGTTGATTTCCCCTGTGATTGTCATGGATCCAAGTTATCGACGACGGTCACAGAATGAAGATGAGTTCATGCTTTTTGTTCTCCCTACCATCGAAGGAGATTCGTCACAACCATCATCTAGTAGGAAACCGATgcacacatcaaaactttcaggGGCTTGTCGTGTTAATGAAATCTTAACAGGTCATCAGAGCCTAAGCAAAAGGAATTTTCGCATGGAAGTTAATGTTTTTCGAGCTTTAGTCGATAAGTTGCGTGAGAAACAACTACTTGCTGATGCAAGAGATGTCTCAGTAGAAGAACAAGTTGCTATATTCTTGTATGCACTAGCAAAAAATGCAAGTAATGAGACCTTGCAAGATCAGTTTCAACACAGCGGGCAAACAATAAGCAAGTATTTTGGGGTTGTGCTTGATGCAGTTACACAActtacatgtgtatatatacggCCACCTTTCCTACACCCCCATCATATCTTGAGAAGACCAAAATTTCACCCCTTTTTTGAG AATTGTGTTGGCTCTATTGACGGGACACATGTACCAATGATACTTCCACTAGACCAGCAAGAACCATACCGGAATAGAAAGCAAACAATTTCTCAGAATGTTATGGTAGCTTGCGACTTCGATCTGAAATTTGTACATGTACATGCCGGCTGGGAGGGATCAGCTTCAGACGCAAGAGTTCTTCAAGATGCACTAAACCATGGTTTTGAAGTACCTCCTGGTAAATTTTTTCTTGTAGATGCTGGTTATGCAAATACAACACAGTTTCTAGCACCGTATCGTGGGACAAGATATCATTTAAAGGAACAGGGCAGAGCTAATCAAAAGCCACAAAATTATAAGGAGTTATTCAATCTTCGGCATGCACAACTCAGAAACCATATAGAGAGAGCAATTGGTGTATTAAAAATGAGATTTCCTATACTAAAGACCGGCTCACACCACCCAGCTCGTAAACAAGTTGATATTTCGGTTGCCTGTTGTGTTCTACACAACTTCATACGCCTGCATAATGGAGATATGGTGTGGCCAAGTAATTGTCGTTTGGAGATTGATCCAGATCATATTGTTGATGTGCCAAATGGAGACGAGAACTATAATGGTGATGTACAAGAATTTAACAACTCTAGAGAAGCTGGGAATAGAAAACGAGATGACATGGCACATCGGATGTGGAACCATTACGTAGCACGAAGGAAATAA